From one Pseudopipra pipra isolate bDixPip1 chromosome 2, bDixPip1.hap1, whole genome shotgun sequence genomic stretch:
- the PDXK gene encoding pyridoxal kinase isoform X2: MAALPAALRRPGGPCQVGVLGFEVDTVNSVQFSNHTGYAHWKGQVLNSDELHELYEGLKLNKVNRYDYVLTGYTRDTSFLAMVVDIVQELKQQNSNLVYVCDPVMGDKWNGEGSMYVPKDLLPVYRDKVVPVADIITPNQFEAELLTGRKIYTEKDALEVMDMLHAMGPETVVITSSDLQAPLGNDYLIALGSHRKTKADGTRITQRIRMESPKVDAVFVGTGDLFAAMLLAWTHKHPNNLKVACEKTVSAMQHVLQRTIKSAKAQAGEGNKPNSAQLELRMVQSKKDIENPEIIVKATVL, translated from the exons ATGGCAGCGCTGCCCGCCGCGCTCCGGCGCCCGGGCGGCCCCTGCCAAGTCGGG GTTTTGGGATTTGAAGTTGATACGGTGAACTCTGTCCAGTTTTCAAACCACACAG GTTATGCCCACTGGAAGGGTCAGGTGTTGAATTCAGATGAACTTCATGAACTGTATGAAGGACTGAAGCTGAACAAGGTCAACCGCTACGATTATGTACTCACAG ggTATACAAGAGACACATCATTTCTTGCAATGGTGGTGGATATTGTCCAGGAGTTGAAGCAACAGAATTCCAACCTTGTATATG TGTGTGATCCAGTGATGGGTGACAAATGGAATGGAGAAGGCTCTATG TATGTGCCCAAGGATCTCCTCCCAGTCTACAGGGACAAAGTTGTACCTGTTGCAGATATAATTACACCTAACCAGTTTGAAGCTGA GTTACTCACGGGCAGGAAGATTTACACCGAAAAAGATGCTTTAGAG GTCATGGATATGCTCCATGCCATGGGACCAGAGACTGTGGTGATCACAAGCTCAGATCTACAGGCACCTCTGGGAAATGACTACTTAATTGCTCTGGGAAGCCACAGAAAAA CTAAAGCAGATGGTACCAGGATAACACAAAGAATTCGAATGGAGTCTCCTAAAGTGGATGCTGTCTTTGTTGGAACAGGAGACCTGTTTGCTGCTATGCTTCTGGCATGGACACACAAGCATCCAAACAATTTGAAG GTGGCATGTGAAAAGACTGTGTCAGCCATGCAACATGTTCTGCAAAGGACCATTAAGAGTGCAAAAG CacaagctggagaaggaaacaAACCAAACTCAGCCCAGCTGGAACTGAGAATGGTCCAAAGCAAAAAGGACATAGAAAACCCAGAGATCATAGTGAAAGCCACCGTGTTATAA
- the PDXK gene encoding pyridoxal kinase isoform X1, translating into MEPECRVLSIQSHVVRGYVGNKAATFPLQVLGFEVDTVNSVQFSNHTGYAHWKGQVLNSDELHELYEGLKLNKVNRYDYVLTGYTRDTSFLAMVVDIVQELKQQNSNLVYVCDPVMGDKWNGEGSMYVPKDLLPVYRDKVVPVADIITPNQFEAELLTGRKIYTEKDALEVMDMLHAMGPETVVITSSDLQAPLGNDYLIALGSHRKTKADGTRITQRIRMESPKVDAVFVGTGDLFAAMLLAWTHKHPNNLKVACEKTVSAMQHVLQRTIKSAKAQAGEGNKPNSAQLELRMVQSKKDIENPEIIVKATVL; encoded by the exons ATGGAGCCCGAGTGCCGGGTGCTCTCCATCCAGAGCCACGTCGTGCGCGGCTACGTGGGCAACAAGGCGGCCACCTTCCCCCTGCAG GTTTTGGGATTTGAAGTTGATACGGTGAACTCTGTCCAGTTTTCAAACCACACAG GTTATGCCCACTGGAAGGGTCAGGTGTTGAATTCAGATGAACTTCATGAACTGTATGAAGGACTGAAGCTGAACAAGGTCAACCGCTACGATTATGTACTCACAG ggTATACAAGAGACACATCATTTCTTGCAATGGTGGTGGATATTGTCCAGGAGTTGAAGCAACAGAATTCCAACCTTGTATATG TGTGTGATCCAGTGATGGGTGACAAATGGAATGGAGAAGGCTCTATG TATGTGCCCAAGGATCTCCTCCCAGTCTACAGGGACAAAGTTGTACCTGTTGCAGATATAATTACACCTAACCAGTTTGAAGCTGA GTTACTCACGGGCAGGAAGATTTACACCGAAAAAGATGCTTTAGAG GTCATGGATATGCTCCATGCCATGGGACCAGAGACTGTGGTGATCACAAGCTCAGATCTACAGGCACCTCTGGGAAATGACTACTTAATTGCTCTGGGAAGCCACAGAAAAA CTAAAGCAGATGGTACCAGGATAACACAAAGAATTCGAATGGAGTCTCCTAAAGTGGATGCTGTCTTTGTTGGAACAGGAGACCTGTTTGCTGCTATGCTTCTGGCATGGACACACAAGCATCCAAACAATTTGAAG GTGGCATGTGAAAAGACTGTGTCAGCCATGCAACATGTTCTGCAAAGGACCATTAAGAGTGCAAAAG CacaagctggagaaggaaacaAACCAAACTCAGCCCAGCTGGAACTGAGAATGGTCCAAAGCAAAAAGGACATAGAAAACCCAGAGATCATAGTGAAAGCCACCGTGTTATAA